CAGGTTGTAGCTGTAACGATACCATTGGCTGTTGGGATAGTTGTAACCCAGAACCGAGGCTGATTTGCGTGCCTCGTCGACCAGACCCAGTTCAAGGCTGACCTCGACAATGCGTTCGAGCGCTTCAGCCACGTGATTGGTCGTCTGGAAGTCGTTGACGACGCGCTGGTAGCGGCCAAGAGCCGCCTCGTAGTTGTGCTGCTGCTGGTAGTAGCGGCCGACGAGCATTTCCTTACCAGCAAGATGGTCGCGGCAAAGGTCGATCTTCAGCTGGGCGTCGCGGGCATAGGCCGTCTGTGGGAAGCGTGTCACGACCTCCTCAAGTGCGTTCAGGGCTTCGATCGTACCCTGCTGGTCACGCTGCACTTCGGCAATCTGTTCGTAGTAGCAAAGAGCGCGCAGGTAGTAGGCATAAGCGGCGTCAGGGCTGGTGGGGTGCAGGAGCAGATAGCGCTCAAGCTGCTGGACCGAAAGCGCATATTCCCCCTGAAGGTAATAGGCGTAACCTTCCATCAGCTCGGCATTACCTACATAGCCCGAATAGGGGTAGTTCTGCTGCAGGAGTTCGAATTCGCCACTGGCCAACGTGTAGCGCTTCGAATGAAGGGCATCGATGCCATAATTATACAGCGTCTCGGCACTGGCGACCTTTGGTGCCTTGAACTCTTCCTTGTTGGAAAAGAGCGAGCAGCCGCTCAAAAGCAGAAAGCTGCCGGCCGTCAGGACGCTAACGACGCGCTGACGCTTCGAGGCAGGAGGTACGTGACGTTCTGTATTCTGGTGCATGCCGACTCTTCCACTGACGAACGGTCTTATATCACGCCTGACCATTCGCGGAAGTCCTGGGCGCACGAGATCGTTTCTCTTACGCTGCTGCGTGTATTTCGCTTCTGTTTCGAGCGGTCTGACCTGCCAGACGCCAGTTTTCACCGGAGGAAAAAAGGGAGCGCAAGAGACGGTTGTTCAATCCATGGCCCGATTTATGGCCCATGAAACCTGCCTTGAGCGTATGCCCGGCCAGATAGAGATCGCCAACGGCATCCATGAGCTTGTGACGCACGAATTCCTTGGGATGACGCAGCCCGCAAGGATTGAGCACGGTATCGCCTTCCACAACGATGGCATTATGCAGCGAACCGCCGCGGGCGAGCCCCATCTTCTGAAGGGTCTCGATTTCCTTACGCTCAACAAACGTACGGCAATACCCCACTTCCTGGCGGAAGCGGTCGAGGGTGAAGGGCATGGCATGGCGCTGATGGCCGATCGCGCCGGCCGTGAAATCGATCGACATGGCGAGGGCGAAGCCAGCCCGTGCAGGGCGAAGCTCGGCAAACGCTCCGTTATCGTCTTCCACACGAACGGTGCGGAGAACCTCGATCACGACGCGTGCAACATCCTGCTCGGTCTTGCCCGCGCACTGGATCAGGAAATCGAATTCGGCAGCTGAGCCGTCAAGTACCGGTGTTTCCGGGCCATCGATATCGATCAGGGCATTGTCGATACCGTTGGCGTGCAGGGCGGCCATCAGATGTTCGATTGTCGCAACGCGGATATCTGGCGCATCGGCACGGGCGATCACTGTGCTGAGCCGTGTGCACACCACATTGTCGTAGCGCGCTGGGATCGGCAGGGCATCGGGAAGATCGCTTCTGCGGAAAACGATGCCATGATTAACGGGGGCGGGGCGCAGGGTCATGCGCACCTGATGGCCACTGTGGAGGCCAATGCCGACGCAGGTGATGGGCTGCCTGAGCGTGCATTGGAGCGCGGTCTGCGCGTTGTTGCCAAAGGGGCTCAGAAAATCGGCGGAATTCTTGAAAACTGAGGGAGGCACGATCGATGCTTTGAACGGTGTTTCGGCCGTGATCTGCATGATGCAACGCTCTCCCAAATTACCGAAACGTTATGTTTCGGTCCTGCAGAAAGCTCTACCCGTTAAAGGGGCAGGCAGACC
The sequence above is drawn from the Asaia bogorensis NBRC 16594 genome and encodes:
- the lpxC gene encoding UDP-3-O-acyl-N-acetylglucosamine deacetylase; the encoded protein is MQITAETPFKASIVPPSVFKNSADFLSPFGNNAQTALQCTLRQPITCVGIGLHSGHQVRMTLRPAPVNHGIVFRRSDLPDALPIPARYDNVVCTRLSTVIARADAPDIRVATIEHLMAALHANGIDNALIDIDGPETPVLDGSAAEFDFLIQCAGKTEQDVARVVIEVLRTVRVEDDNGAFAELRPARAGFALAMSIDFTAGAIGHQRHAMPFTLDRFRQEVGYCRTFVERKEIETLQKMGLARGGSLHNAIVVEGDTVLNPCGLRHPKEFVRHKLMDAVGDLYLAGHTLKAGFMGHKSGHGLNNRLLRSLFSSGENWRLAGQTARNRSEIHAAA
- a CDS encoding outer membrane protein assembly factor BamD produces the protein MHQNTERHVPPASKRQRVVSVLTAGSFLLLSGCSLFSNKEEFKAPKVASAETLYNYGIDALHSKRYTLASGEFELLQQNYPYSGYVGNAELMEGYAYYLQGEYALSVQQLERYLLLHPTSPDAAYAYYLRALCYYEQIAEVQRDQQGTIEALNALEEVVTRFPQTAYARDAQLKIDLCRDHLAGKEMLVGRYYQQQHNYEAALGRYQRVVNDFQTTNHVAEALERIVEVSLELGLVDEARKSASVLGYNYPNSQWYRYSYNLLRNRDLLPDHSVAPGGKQRGLFGRMWHSVF